GTGCCGGATCGACTACTCAACGACCAAAGACCATGCGCCGGACGATGAGCGCCTCAGCGCGATGAAATCAGAAGTCGAGGCCGGAATGGCGGACTGGTCAAGTGGCGTCGTCGTGACAATACATTTGGGCACCGACCGCAGCATTGAAGTTCTTTCGCCTGACGATAAGCGCTGAAACAACGCGTCTCGCGATGCAGCTAGAGCCCCCGAGAGCTCTAGCCCGAATTGTTTCCCACAATAAAAAGGGCTTCACATCGTCTTCGCCGAGATTCTAAGGCGCAAGCGGAGGCCCGCTCGGCACCCGAAAGTCCAGACGGAGGCATTAAGTGACCGGTGAAGGATCGGCTTAGGGGCTTTTGAAGTGTCCGAGGGGCAGTCCTTGGTGCGCCCCCGTTGCTAGGCTGCAACAGCCACTCCCCCTACAGAAGGACACTCATGTCGCGCGCGGTCACCCTCATACGTTCCAACGCACTTTCAGATACAGCTCAGTACGCCTATGCGGCAACCGCTCCCAGCAACGCACGGCTTATCTTCTTGGCCGGCGCGTGTCCTTTGAATGAGGACGGGTCGACGGCGGGTGTCGGGGACTACGCGGCGCAGGCTGAGAAGGCGGTCCACAACCTGTGCCTCGCCTTGGAAGCCGCCGGCGCGAGCCTTGAGGACGTGGTCTCCACCCGCGTTCTTGTCGCATCAACTCACCAGGACGATTTGGTTACCGCATGGGACGTAGTCCGGGCGGCTTTTGGCACCCACGACGCTCCGAGCACTTTGATGGGCGTAAGGGTTCTTGGTTACATCAGCTAGCTTGTTGAAATTGAAGCGATCGCCGCAGTCCTCGACTGAACGGTCATTTGACCGCTCAGGGATCCTTCAGCGGGCACGCAATCCAGCAGACCTTTTGCTTCCGTCCGTATGTCCTTGGCTCCCCGTGAAGAAGCGTTCCAGACTGCGCCTGATCAAACCCGAGCCTGGTCCAAGGCACCCATCAGCCTCGTCACCCACAACCTCCTTCGCGCCCGCCGCTTCGCTCGTGTTGGTGGCAGGCCGGCTCGTTATGTTGATCCTGCCCAACTTCCCGCGCTCAATAGATTCATGGACGGTATAAGGATTTTGCCGTGAGACCTGAATACAGGGATCAAGCATCCGGACTAATCCGCTGGTACTCCCCCGGCGAAGGAGGTCGGCCGAACGGGCCGCCTTCGGGTCCAAGTTATGCTTCGACGGCCGTTTTCGCAGACGCATCCATGGATAGGGAGGTTCAACAGATCGTCAATGTTGAGCCATACAGTGTGGTGGTTACATTCGGGAAATCGGATGGAAAGGGTCGTACTGAGGCAAAGTTCAGGTTTCTCGCTTTGGACGTAATGGGCTCCCGGTTGCAACCAGGCGCGACCTTCTATCTGATGGAAGGATCGCATGTCGTGGGCGAGGCGCTAGTAATTGAGCTTCTCAAACTGTAGATCTCAAAGCTGGGAGCAAATCAGGGTAGGGTGGCCCACCGTGCGTTACAGCGCGCGATTGGGGATCCCTAACCGGACGTTGCCCATCTGGTCTAAGGACGCTCGATTGAGGCCGCGACATGGCGCGCAGTTTTTCAGCGGCGGGCCGGGATCTCCGCTCAGGACTAGTATTCGGTCATGTCAGACAAACCAGGTCGTCGCGTTATCCGCCTATTCCCTGATTACGGGCATCTATGGCCACTTTGGGAGAACAGCACGGCCGAGCATCCGACTAAATACACCATGGAGCCGGCGGATTTCGGACTCTCTCAGGAGCTCACCAGCCGGCTTCGAGCTTGGTATGACGCCTGGGAAGCAGAGAAATTGCATGTGAGCGGTTGGAGTTCGCGGGACGCGGAGAACGCGTGGAGAGCTGAGGGAGCCAGGATTGCGGAGCAGCTTCGCGACGAGATCAAGGCCTTCGCTGATGTGGAATACGACGAGTAACAGCCCCGGTGACTAAGACGGCACTATAGAAGTGTCCTTGGGATCCTTCAACGGGCACGGTTGTTCCTTGTCCGCTGTGCTCCCTTGCTGCGGCTATGCTCGTGCCGTGAGCATCGTTGGAGGCACTGCGCAGGACCACTTTCGTTCGATGGTGCGCACGGAATTGGCGCCGGAGCTGCGTCGCCTTGGTTTCCGCGGAAGCGGTGCACAGTTCGAACTTCCATCCGCCAGTCATTGGTTATTACTGGGCATTCAGAGATCAACGTCCAGTACCGCGGATGAGGTGCGCTTCACGGTGAACCTTTCTGCAGTCGACCGCCAGGCGTGGATCACCAAGCGTGAGACGGAGAAGTGGATGGGTGTGCGGCCTAGCGCAAACGTCTTGGGTCCTGTCACGACATCAATGCGTTTGGGAGTACTCATATGGGGAACTGACACCTGGTTTGCTATCCAGCCGAACCGATCCACTAAGGACGTCGCCTTTGAGGTCTTGGACGCCATTAGCGACAAAGGCATCTCCTGGTTACGCTCCCAGGAGTCTTCCAATGAGTCCCGCCCGTAAGGCGATCCACTATGCCTCACGCTTCGGTGTGCTCCTCCAACCGTCCTCGAAAGATGCGGCCAAAGCGCCTCTATTAACCCTGAACAAAACGGCGTTCCCAACTAACCGTCACGGAATCCCTCAGGACTTCACCGGCCCGTGACTAGGAAAAGAACTGCCATGAGCGCGTAGACGCCCCCAAGGATAAGGCCAAGGATCGCAAATATTCGATACTTCTTTGGCGTTCCATACGCTTGGGGCAGGCCCATAGCTGACAGCACAATGGCCGCCAGCGAGAGAATCAGCCCAAATATAGGGATTGAAAATAGAAAACAGGACGCAACTCCCAGTGCGAACCCAGTCGCTGCGACCGGATTCGCTGGTGGATTGACGGCGGCCTGCGCGTGCGTGTGCCGGGTCCAGGCTCCACCGTCCCACCATCGCTGTTGGGAGGAGCTGTTGGGGTCGGCGTACCAACCTGCCGCCGGCTTATTCATCTGAAGTCGGCCTTTTGCTTCGGATTGGGGATCAATGTTTGCGGATGTCGCTGGTTGGAAATTTCGTGAGAGTTCCGGCTTAGCAGACTTCGAAGCACGGAGCTTCACTCCAGCAACCCAGAAGAGGACGAGCCCTGCGACATCGAACGGGATCCAGAACTCCCGCGTGGCATACACCGGAACAAGCGGGTTGAACAGAACGGCTATAGCCACAAAGACACCAGCCCAAAGTGTTCTTTTCTGGGTGCCAGCAATGACGGCCACCCAGATTGCCGCCGCAGTCACAGCCCACCGCATGATGATGTACAACTCGTACTGGCCGCCCAAGTATGCCAGTAGCAGGAAGAACGCCCCGATGATGGCCGGCACCGTGGCCGGATGAGCCATGACCAGTGGCACGCCGTGTAACTGCTCCTCGGATCGCGGAGCAGTTGCGTGTCGTTGACCCCGGGACGGGTATGGGTCGAACGCAACCGGTGTTGTCGAACGGTGTACTACGTGCGAAGTCCATGCCTGCCCATCCCACCATCTCTGCTGTGATGGTTCGCTGGGATCGCTGTACCAGCCTGCAGCCGGACTACTCATGGAAACCGCCCTTTCACGTTCAACCTGAGGTCACTGTAGGCCACGGAAGGGCTGCTTTGGCTAACGCTTCGATGGCCGCCTTCGCCTCTTCTCGTAGTGAAGCCGCCCAAGGCCAACGGTCTGTCGTGCCTGTCAAAGTGCCCATTGGCCGATCCCTTCCGGACGCTTGAAGCGTCGGTAAGACCACCGGCTTATGGGCACATAATTTGATAAACGGGCCCCATGGCTGGCCCACCAAGTCGTGCAAAGGAACCACTACTAGTCCGAGAGGTCCTCTCCTTCGGCTTCATATTGGTGCGCGAGGGTCTCTCCTCGCCGCGTTAGCCTCAGCCAAAAGCCTTCACCCATCGGTCGCCACTCTAGAGCATCGAGTGCCATCTCTGACCAAATAACCCATGTTTCTGACGGAGGCGTCCAATCCTCAAAGCCCGTCTCCCCGAGCTCTCCAGGCACCAGGAGCCCCTCCGAATAAACGGAGTGAAGGACGTCCAGGACTACCTGCTTCGTATCCGGACTAATTGTGCCTCTAGTGCCCCACCACACGACGTTATGCAATGAAACCCAGTCGGCTAGGCCCGATACGACTAACTTACGGATGACTTCGTCTTTGCTTACCACGGCACGCCTTCCGCCAGATGTACGTCCGGCCTGATCCCGTTGCAGGGAAGATGTCGGTCGATAGTCCACTGGTCCCGGCATTAGGACTTTCACAAGAGCCTTGCGCCATCGAGCAAAGGACAATCGCTTAGAGTTCTGCCGCGTATCCCGTCGTCTCAGAGATGGTCCAAGCTCATACTAGTCAGGGCTGATTGGCTGCTGCTATGTCCGTAGAAGCGTGTCGTGCACCGTCACGTGCTCGCCGACCTGAACGGTCAATAGACCGTCCAGTCCCTCACAGCGGGACCACACTCGGAACTCTATGCGTCCATGCTCGTCACGCACGGAGATCTTCGATGCTGTCTCCCGCTCAAGAGAAAGCCGCACGTCGTCACCGTCACGCCAACGGACGCTTGCTGACCCAGCGATCTCATCCCAGGTCAGCTTGACGGTGCACCCATCGTTCGCCCACGCGATCACTGATACCACCCACGGCTGGCTGGACGGCTCGATCACAATTCCGAGATCATCCAGGTCTTCTAGCCGCGGAACCTCAAGTTGCGCGCTCATAACCACATGCTGTCACACTCGGCATGCGCAATGACCTGGGCTAGCTGCACGCTTAGGGATCCGTTACCGTGCGCCGCTGCTTCTGCGAACGACTCCGCAACGGCGGTCGCCAGGTCAATTCATCTCAGTCATCTGAAGCGACAATGACGTGGAGCGTGCCGAGAATCCGATCAATCACAATGTACTCGTGGAAACCCAAGCTGCCGGTGACGAAGCCGTAGTCATGTTCAGCTTCACGCGGGGGATTGTGCAGCTTCAGGACAGGACCTGAGTCCAAGAGTGAATAGATGGTTCCCAACCGTTGAATGGCATCGGCGGGTTGGGAGAATTCCGGGTCCGTCCAATCTTGGTCATTTGCCCAGACATCGATCTCGGCTCTCGCGGCCTCGGCCGTCGATGCCTCGAACAGACCCGGATGGATGGCATCAATCCTCCACCGCCCGTGGATGCCCCATGCGCGGACTTCCGTCGCCGGAGGAAAGGGGGATGCATAGTCGTGCTGATACCCGGGGCTCTGTATCAGGCTCTCGAGAATGGACTGGCTGTCCTGGCCTGGGTCGATGAGGAAATGCGTCAGGGCGACCCACATAAAAGTACCGGGCCCTAGATGGACGGTGTCTTCTCCAACAAGGGGCAATGTCATTGCTCAAATGTATTTCAAGGTTCGGTGGCTGGGCCGTTGGCGGCGCGTGCACCAAGTAGATCGCCACTCGGCAATGTCTTGCCATAAGGCGATCCTCAAGGGGACGCTGGGCGTCCGGTGGGCACCGTTCAAGTTTGACGCGCACTCAGAGGTG
This genomic stretch from Micrococcaceae bacterium Sec5.1 harbors:
- a CDS encoding Rid family hydrolase, with protein sequence MSRAVTLIRSNALSDTAQYAYAATAPSNARLIFLAGACPLNEDGSTAGVGDYAAQAEKAVHNLCLALEAAGASLEDVVSTRVLVASTHQDDLVTAWDVVRAAFGTHDAPSTLMGVRVLGYIS
- a CDS encoding DUF4304 domain-containing protein — protein: MSIVGGTAQDHFRSMVRTELAPELRRLGFRGSGAQFELPSASHWLLLGIQRSTSSTADEVRFTVNLSAVDRQAWITKRETEKWMGVRPSANVLGPVTTSMRLGVLIWGTDTWFAIQPNRSTKDVAFEVLDAISDKGISWLRSQESSNESRP
- a CDS encoding DUF2510 domain-containing protein, which encodes MPLVMAHPATVPAIIGAFFLLLAYLGGQYELYIIMRWAVTAAAIWVAVIAGTQKRTLWAGVFVAIAVLFNPLVPVYATREFWIPFDVAGLVLFWVAGVKLRASKSAKPELSRNFQPATSANIDPQSEAKGRLQMNKPAAGWYADPNSSSQQRWWDGGAWTRHTHAQAAVNPPANPVAATGFALGVASCFLFSIPIFGLILSLAAIVLSAMGLPQAYGTPKKYRIFAILGLILGGVYALMAVLFLVTGR